From Vitis vinifera cultivar Pinot Noir 40024 chromosome 14, ASM3070453v1, a single genomic window includes:
- the LOC132255089 gene encoding secreted RxLR effector protein 161-like has translation MQKIPYASAMGSLMYAQVCTRPDIAYIVGMLGRYLSNPGMDHWRAAKRVMRYLQRTKEYMLTYRRLDQLEFIGYSDSDFAGCQDSRRSTSGYIYLLAGGAISWRSAKQTLITSSTMEAEFVACYEASNQGIWLRNFVTGLRVLDEWTDIHRAYWNKLHDSGSAYKGITTQGLS, from the exons ATGCAGAAGATTCCTTACGCTTCGGCTATGGGGAGTCTaatgtatgctcaagtatgtacacgtccggatattgcgtacattgttggcATGTTAGGCAGATATCTAAGTAACCCTGGAATGGATCATTGGAGAGCAGCCAAGAGGGTTATGAGATATTTACAGAGAACAAAAGAGTACATGCTTACATATAGGAGATTGGATCAGTTAGAGTTCATTGGGTATTCCGACTCCGACTTTGCTGGATGCCAAGACAGCAGAAGATCCACATCAGGCTATATTTATCTGTTGGCTGGTGGAGCAATTTCATGGAGGTCTGCCAAACAGACACTCATAACTTCATCCACCATGGAAGCAGAGTTTGTAGCATGTTATGAGGCATCCAATCAAGGAATATGGCTACGAAATTTTGTCACTGGGCTGCGTGTTCTGGATG aGTGGACAGATATCCATAGAGCATATTGGAACAAACTCCATGATAGCGGATCCGCTTACAAAGGGATTACCACCCAAGGTCTTTCATGA
- the LOC132255114 gene encoding metalloendoproteinase 2-MMP-like — MEAKVSSMPSVFVYSLLLLPFLSQATSSDLSPFRFFKDLQGSKKGDKVEGIHKVRNYLQRFGYLSSTHSKTESQVDGDDHFDDDLESAIQAFQTYYHLKPTGILDAPTAALMSRPRCGVPDNPSVTNNTNSHGHSHLNIGTHFAFFPNNPRWPPGQTHLLYVLDSGSHSEAADAVGKAFGAWAAISKFTFEQTSDPTVANLNISFQIREHGDGSPFDGPGGTIAHAAPPTDGRFHFDGDETWVVGAVANSIDLQTVATHEIGHLLGLAHSSVEAAIMFAYIAPGATKGLNQDDIAGITALYTG, encoded by the coding sequence ATGGAAGCTAAAGTTTCTTCCATGCCCTCGGTGTTTGTTTATTCCCTCCTCCTCCTTCCCTTTCTGTCTCAGGCAACTTCTTCAGACCTCTCACCCTTTAGGTTTTTCAAGGATCTGCAGGGATCTAAAAAAGGAGACAAAGTGGAAGGCATCCATAAGGTAAGAAATTACCTGCAGCGTTTTGGCTACTTGAGCTCTACCCATTCCAAAACTGAAAGTCAAGTCGATGGTGATGATCATTTTGATGATGACTTGGAGTCTGCCATCCAAGCCTTCCAGACCTATTACCATCTCAAGCCCACTGGAATCTTAGATGCCCCAACAGCCGCGTTGATGTCCAGGCCTCGATGTGGGGTCCCAGATAACCCCAGTGTCACAAATAATACTAACTCCCATGGCCATAGCCATCTCAACATAGGCACTCATTTTGCTTTCTTCCCAAATAACCCAAGATGGCCCCCTGGGCAGACGCATCTCCTCTATGTACTCGACTCTGGCTCCCACTCAGAGGCCGCGGACGCAGTTGGCAAAGCCTTTGGCGCATGGGCTGCTATTTCAAAATTCACCTTCGAGCAGACTTCAGACCCAACAGTTGCCAATCTCAATATTAGCTTTCAAATCCGAGAACATGGAGATGGATCCCCCTTCGATGGCCCTGGAGGAACCATAGCTCACGCCGCTCCACCAACTGATGGAAGATTCCATTTCGACGGAGATGAGACTTGGGTGGTCGGTGCAGTTGCTAATTCTATCGATTTGCAAACTGTTGCTACGCATGAAATAGGTCATCTTCTAGGGCTTGCGCATAGTTCAGTTGAGGCAGCCATCATGTTTGCCTACATTGCTCCTGGAGCAACCAAGGGTTTGAATCAGGATGATATTGCTGGAATTACAGCTTTATACACCGGTTGA